From Streptomyces griseorubiginosus, one genomic window encodes:
- a CDS encoding ATP-binding protein codes for MDSDGTRDTRGTHANPVPRPAGPPTVPPRPARAPGVPPLPDGSGFLGWLRTPRPEAAPGVWRFGHVPRPEKEPERIPTRQLLSGAVIGFLCGWLLCSLLYNGFLGGFWLWPWFVMAPDSWTLGRAGWLSSLSYAYEALFFAGIFAIFGKISRWGEVWRRFGPPAWRQKAATSHEPPPTPEQDPAAYPDLRAAGAVDAAERLAAEAKAGLMRDVDHARILRAWQGVRSGRFSLATFTGTVLKDGAAACLHPSGARDLPGRLARHDLLTGQVRLGTTADDARNPYAYRGTGLGLGPELLGTSLLAVGPAGSGKTGTVVRPLAESLCLHALAGRAAVVVVGAAGAGLGPADAYDVVVQIGNPESVYDLDLYGGTTDPDEAAAVLAEALVGDLAEPHQGGDTRRSTTVLAQLLGPFRAVHGRFPAVPELRQLLDGAPAPLAALREGLEDSGQDALLRELDARERQMGHPGDVGGILADRVALLDRPAFAGFFDTSGQSRPFSLKALDHPVRVRIDLPQRGHADASRMLARLVLAQFTASVAVREDRSLFACLVLDDATGVVTPEAVRGIQRLRSGNAGVVLTLRTLDDVPRPLRGPLLGATGCRMALAGLTPWDGQDFAEVWGKEWIEARDVTDRQIIAETPAGKVLHAVRQVITGKAPTARAVTVRQVERERWSASELAHGVPPGHAVLSLTSVKGEHAPPLLVDLRG; via the coding sequence ATGGACAGCGACGGGACGCGGGACACCAGGGGTACGCACGCGAACCCTGTGCCACGTCCGGCGGGACCGCCGACGGTGCCGCCTCGGCCGGCGCGGGCACCCGGTGTGCCCCCGCTGCCGGACGGTTCGGGGTTTCTCGGCTGGCTTCGGACCCCCCGGCCCGAGGCGGCACCCGGCGTGTGGCGCTTCGGCCACGTACCGCGGCCCGAGAAGGAACCGGAGCGGATCCCGACGCGGCAGCTGCTGAGCGGGGCCGTGATCGGGTTCCTCTGCGGGTGGCTGCTCTGTTCCCTGCTGTACAACGGTTTCCTCGGTGGCTTCTGGCTGTGGCCCTGGTTCGTGATGGCTCCGGACTCGTGGACGCTGGGGCGCGCGGGATGGCTCAGCAGCCTGTCCTATGCGTACGAGGCGCTGTTCTTCGCCGGGATCTTCGCGATCTTCGGGAAGATCAGCCGCTGGGGCGAGGTCTGGCGCCGTTTCGGTCCGCCTGCCTGGCGTCAGAAGGCCGCGACCTCCCACGAACCACCGCCCACCCCCGAACAGGACCCCGCCGCCTACCCCGACCTGCGCGCCGCCGGCGCCGTGGACGCTGCCGAGCGGCTGGCCGCTGAGGCCAAGGCCGGGTTGATGCGGGATGTGGATCATGCGCGGATCCTCCGGGCGTGGCAGGGCGTGCGCAGTGGGCGGTTCAGTCTCGCCACGTTCACCGGCACCGTCCTGAAGGACGGTGCCGCCGCCTGTCTGCACCCCTCCGGCGCCCGCGACCTGCCCGGCCGGCTGGCCCGGCACGATCTGCTGACCGGACAGGTACGGCTCGGCACCACCGCCGACGACGCCCGCAATCCGTACGCCTACCGGGGGACCGGGCTGGGCCTGGGGCCCGAGCTGCTCGGCACCTCGCTGCTCGCCGTCGGACCGGCCGGGTCCGGGAAGACCGGGACCGTCGTGCGGCCGCTCGCCGAGTCGCTGTGCCTGCACGCCCTCGCCGGGCGGGCCGCCGTCGTGGTCGTCGGCGCGGCGGGCGCCGGGCTCGGACCGGCCGACGCCTACGACGTCGTCGTACAGATCGGGAATCCGGAGTCGGTGTACGACCTCGACCTGTACGGGGGGACGACGGATCCCGACGAGGCCGCCGCCGTGCTCGCCGAGGCGCTCGTCGGGGACCTCGCCGAGCCGCACCAGGGGGGCGACACCCGGCGCTCCACCACCGTGCTCGCCCAGCTGCTCGGACCGTTCCGGGCGGTGCACGGCCGCTTCCCCGCCGTACCGGAGCTGCGGCAGCTGCTGGACGGCGCACCCGCGCCGCTGGCCGCGCTGCGCGAGGGCCTGGAGGACTCCGGGCAGGACGCGCTGCTGCGCGAACTCGACGCGCGGGAGCGGCAGATGGGGCACCCGGGGGACGTGGGGGGCATCCTCGCGGACCGGGTCGCGCTGCTCGACCGGCCCGCCTTCGCCGGGTTCTTCGACACGTCCGGGCAGTCGCGGCCGTTCTCGCTGAAGGCCCTGGACCATCCGGTGCGGGTGCGGATCGACCTGCCCCAGCGCGGGCACGCCGACGCCTCCCGGATGCTGGCGCGGCTGGTGCTCGCGCAGTTCACGGCGAGTGTCGCGGTGCGCGAGGACCGGTCGCTGTTCGCCTGTCTCGTCCTCGACGACGCCACGGGGGTCGTCACCCCGGAGGCCGTGCGCGGCATCCAGCGGCTGCGGTCCGGCAACGCCGGCGTCGTGCTGACGCTGCGGACCCTCGACGACGTGCCCCGGCCCCTGCGCGGACCCCTCCTCGGGGCCACCGGCTGCCGGATGGCGCTGGCGGGGCTCACCCCGTGGGACGGGCAGGACTTCGCCGAGGTGTGGGGCAAGGAGTGGATCGAGGCCCGGGACGTCACCGACCGGCAGATCATCGCGGAGACCCCGGCCGGCAAGGTGCTGCACGCGGTGCGCCAGGTCATCACCGGCAAGGCGCCGACCGCCCGGGCGGTGACCGTACGGCAGGTCGAGCGGGAGCGGTGGTCCGCGTCGGAGCTCGCGCACGGGGTGCCGCCGGGGCACGCGGTGCTGTCCCTGACCAGCGTGAAGGGGGAGCACGCGCCGCCGCTGCTGGTGGATCTGCGGGGATGA
- the gabT gene encoding 4-aminobutyrate--2-oxoglutarate transaminase produces the protein MTALPQERRLVTPVPGPKSQELQARRVAAVAQGVGSVLPVFTARAGGGIIEDVDGNRLIDFGSGIAVTSVGASAEAVVRRATAQLADFTHTCFMVTPYEGYVEVAEALAELTPGDHAKKSALFNSGAEAVENAVKIARAYTKRQAVVVFDHGYHGRTNLTMALTAKNMPYKHGFGPFAPEVYRVPVAYGYRWPTGPENAGPEAAAQAIDQITKQVGPENVAAIIIEPVLGEGGFIEPAKGFLPAISDFAKANGIVFVADEIQSGFCRTGQWFACEDEGIVPDLITTAKGIAGGLPLAAVTGRAEIMDAAHAGGLGGTYGGNPVACAGALGAIETMKELDLNARAKAIEATMKARLTAMAEKFDLIGDVRGRGAMIAIELVKDRTTKEPNPEATAALAKACHQEGLLVLTCGTYGNVLRFLPPLVIGEDLLNEGLDIIEQAFTRI, from the coding sequence ATGACCGCACTTCCGCAGGAGCGCCGCCTCGTCACCCCCGTCCCCGGCCCCAAGTCGCAGGAGCTCCAAGCCCGCCGCGTCGCCGCGGTCGCGCAGGGTGTGGGGTCCGTGCTGCCCGTGTTCACGGCGCGCGCGGGCGGCGGGATCATCGAGGACGTCGACGGGAACCGGCTGATCGACTTCGGTTCGGGCATCGCCGTGACCTCCGTAGGCGCCTCCGCCGAGGCCGTCGTACGCCGGGCCACCGCACAGCTCGCCGACTTCACCCACACCTGTTTCATGGTCACCCCGTACGAGGGCTATGTGGAGGTCGCCGAGGCCCTCGCCGAGCTCACCCCGGGTGACCACGCGAAGAAGAGCGCGCTGTTCAACTCCGGCGCCGAGGCCGTCGAGAACGCCGTCAAGATCGCGCGGGCGTACACCAAGCGCCAGGCCGTCGTCGTCTTCGACCACGGCTACCACGGCCGCACCAACCTCACCATGGCGCTGACCGCGAAGAACATGCCGTACAAGCACGGCTTCGGTCCCTTCGCGCCGGAGGTGTACCGCGTCCCGGTCGCCTACGGCTACCGCTGGCCGACCGGTCCGGAGAACGCCGGACCCGAGGCCGCCGCGCAGGCCATCGACCAGATCACCAAGCAGGTCGGCCCGGAGAACGTCGCCGCGATCATCATCGAGCCGGTCCTGGGCGAGGGCGGCTTCATCGAGCCCGCCAAGGGCTTCCTGCCCGCGATCAGCGACTTCGCCAAGGCCAACGGCATCGTCTTCGTCGCCGACGAGATCCAGTCCGGCTTCTGCCGCACCGGCCAGTGGTTCGCCTGCGAGGACGAGGGCATCGTCCCGGACCTGATCACCACCGCCAAGGGCATCGCCGGCGGCCTCCCGCTCGCCGCCGTCACCGGCCGCGCGGAGATCATGGACGCGGCCCACGCGGGCGGCCTGGGCGGCACCTACGGCGGCAACCCGGTCGCCTGCGCCGGCGCGCTCGGCGCCATCGAGACCATGAAGGAGCTCGACCTCAACGCCAGGGCGAAGGCGATCGAGGCCACGATGAAGGCCCGGCTGACCGCCATGGCCGAGAAGTTCGACCTCATCGGCGACGTCCGCGGTCGCGGCGCCATGATCGCCATCGAGCTCGTCAAGGACCGTACGACCAAGGAGCCGAACCCGGAGGCGACGGCCGCGCTCGCCAAGGCCTGCCACCAGGAGGGCCTGCTGGTCCTGACCTGTGGCACCTACGGCAACGTGCTGCGCTTCCTGCCCCCGCTCGTCATCGGCGAGGACCTGCTGAACGAGGGCCTCGACATCATCGAGCAGGCCTTCACCCGCATCTGA
- a CDS encoding phosphatase PAP2 family protein, with translation MGDIRPGPPQLRPGRALAHTTGASGSGSPHRSDSRPPQTPRGGRRPDLIGRPGTTPPVPGRPAFFLLLGIPALLFALITWQVVEDGPLLRADARLSRALVHPDRLGGTLSDLGSVQVAVPVLVAALAYVTWRHRRSGTDRWWLPATAGALLMALVPAIVVPLKIWTDRSGTPVVPPGTGYFPSGHTATAAIAYGTATLFLLPLLPTPRLRRALLLLCALLVLGTSYGLIRRGYHWPLDVAASWCLSAVLLQLLAPTARRYGRKPARDESSQPVA, from the coding sequence GTGGGCGACATCAGGCCGGGGCCTCCCCAGCTTCGACCTGGTCGTGCCCTCGCGCACACAACTGGAGCCTCCGGCTCCGGATCTCCTCACCGATCGGACAGTCGCCCGCCCCAAACCCCCCGGGGCGGCCGACGACCCGATCTGATCGGCCGCCCCGGAACCACCCCCCCTGTTCCGGGGCGGCCGGCCTTCTTCCTCCTTCTCGGAATCCCGGCCCTCCTCTTCGCCCTGATCACCTGGCAGGTCGTCGAGGACGGGCCGCTTCTGCGTGCCGACGCCCGCCTCAGCCGCGCCCTCGTCCACCCGGACCGCCTCGGGGGCACCCTCTCCGACCTGGGCAGTGTCCAGGTGGCCGTACCCGTCCTGGTCGCGGCCCTGGCCTACGTGACCTGGCGGCACCGCCGCTCGGGCACGGACCGCTGGTGGCTGCCGGCCACCGCGGGAGCCCTCCTCATGGCCCTGGTCCCGGCGATCGTCGTCCCCCTCAAGATCTGGACCGACCGCTCCGGCACCCCTGTGGTCCCGCCGGGCACCGGCTACTTCCCCTCCGGCCACACCGCGACAGCGGCCATCGCCTACGGCACCGCCACCCTCTTCCTCCTCCCCCTCCTCCCCACCCCCCGCCTCCGCCGCGCCCTGCTCCTCCTCTGCGCCCTTCTGGTCCTCGGCACCTCCTACGGCCTGATCCGCCGCGGCTACCACTGGCCCCTGGACGTCGCGGCGAGCTGGTGCCTGTCCGCCGTACTCCTCCAGCTCCTGGCGCCGACCGCCAGGCGATACGGTCGAAAGCCGGCCCGGGACGAGAGCAGCCAGCCGGTCGCGTAG
- a CDS encoding glycoside hydrolase family 18 protein has protein sequence MERTGLIRPVLAALTATLLALPGITALSSAARAADADLARNGGFEAGLDGWTCSAGTTVSSPVHSGSSALRATPAGSDHAQCAQTVTVRPDAQYTLSGYVHGAYVYLGASGTGTTDVSTWTQSAPDWQRLTTTFRTGPATTKVTLYTHGWYGTGAYHADDVSLTGPGAEAGQPPATPTGLKAGTVTSSSVTLSWTAVPGATGYAVYRDGAKVRTVSGTSASVSGLAPSTAYGFQVAAVNEAGESARSGSVNVTTTAGTSTDLPAHALVGYLHASFANGAGYTRLADVPDSWDVIDLAFGEPTSVTSGDIRFTRCPVTECPNVESDADFKAAIRAKQAAGKKVLISIGGQNGQVQLTTTAARDAFVSSVSSIIDTYGLDGLDIDFEGHSLSLDADDTDFRNPKTPVIVNLISALKTLKAKYGARFVLSMAPETFFVQMGYQYYGTGKWGGQDPRCGAYLPVIHALRDDLTLLHVQDYNSGPIMGLDNQYHSMGGADFHIAMTDMLLTGFPVAGDPANVFPPLRPDQVAIGMPASVNAGNGYVSPTEVTRTLDCLTKKTNCGSYPTHGTWPALRGLMTWSINWDRFSGGEFQRTFDGYFG, from the coding sequence GTGGAACGCACCGGACTCATCAGACCCGTCCTCGCCGCGCTGACGGCCACCTTGCTGGCCCTGCCCGGCATCACCGCGCTCTCGTCGGCCGCCCGTGCGGCCGACGCGGACCTGGCGAGGAACGGAGGCTTCGAAGCGGGACTCGACGGCTGGACCTGCTCCGCGGGTACGACGGTCAGCAGCCCTGTGCACAGTGGGAGTTCGGCGCTGCGGGCAACCCCGGCCGGCAGCGACCACGCCCAGTGCGCCCAGACCGTGACCGTCCGGCCCGACGCGCAGTACACCCTGTCCGGATACGTCCACGGCGCCTACGTCTACCTCGGCGCGAGCGGCACCGGCACCACCGACGTCTCCACCTGGACCCAGTCCGCCCCCGACTGGCAGCGGCTCACCACCACCTTCCGCACCGGCCCGGCCACCACCAAGGTCACGCTCTACACGCACGGTTGGTACGGGACGGGCGCGTACCACGCGGACGACGTGTCCCTCACCGGGCCGGGTGCCGAGGCCGGACAGCCGCCGGCCACGCCCACCGGTCTGAAGGCGGGCACGGTCACGTCCTCCAGCGTGACGCTGTCCTGGACGGCGGTCCCGGGCGCCACCGGCTACGCGGTCTACCGGGACGGCGCCAAGGTCCGGACGGTGAGCGGGACTTCGGCCTCCGTGAGCGGACTCGCACCCTCGACGGCGTACGGCTTCCAGGTCGCGGCGGTCAACGAGGCGGGGGAGTCGGCGAGGTCCGGCTCCGTCAACGTGACCACGACGGCCGGGACTTCCACGGACCTGCCCGCCCACGCCCTGGTCGGCTACCTCCACGCGAGCTTCGCCAACGGCGCCGGCTACACGCGCCTGGCTGACGTCCCCGACAGCTGGGACGTCATCGACCTGGCCTTCGGCGAACCCACCTCGGTCACCTCCGGCGACATCCGCTTCACCCGCTGCCCGGTCACCGAGTGCCCGAACGTCGAGTCGGACGCGGACTTCAAGGCGGCGATCAGGGCGAAGCAGGCCGCCGGGAAGAAGGTGCTGATCTCGATCGGCGGCCAGAACGGCCAGGTCCAGCTGACGACCACGGCCGCCCGGGACGCCTTCGTCTCCTCCGTCTCCTCGATCATCGACACCTACGGCCTCGACGGCCTGGACATCGACTTCGAGGGTCACTCGCTCTCCCTCGACGCCGACGACACCGACTTCAGGAACCCGAAGACCCCGGTCATCGTGAACCTGATCTCGGCGCTGAAGACGCTGAAGGCGAAGTACGGGGCGCGCTTCGTCCTCTCGATGGCCCCGGAGACCTTCTTCGTGCAGATGGGTTACCAGTACTACGGCACCGGCAAGTGGGGCGGCCAGGACCCGCGCTGCGGGGCGTACCTCCCGGTGATCCACGCCCTGCGCGATGACCTGACCCTGCTGCACGTCCAGGACTACAACTCGGGCCCGATCATGGGCCTCGACAACCAGTACCACTCCATGGGCGGCGCCGACTTCCACATCGCCATGACCGACATGCTCCTCACCGGCTTCCCGGTCGCCGGCGACCCCGCGAACGTCTTCCCGCCCCTGCGCCCCGACCAGGTGGCCATCGGCATGCCCGCCTCGGTGAACGCGGGCAACGGCTACGTCTCCCCGACAGAGGTCACCAGGACCCTCGACTGCCTCACGAAGAAGACGAACTGCGGCTCCTACCCCACCCACGGCACCTGGCCCGCCCTGCGCGGCCTGATGACCTGGTCGATCAACTGGGACCGCTTCTCCGGCGGGGAGTTCCAGAGGACCTTCGACGGCTACTTCGGCTGA
- a CDS encoding FAD-dependent oxidoreductase: protein MSAMSRWTKALSEAQPVPYWLDDPGRPHPEPALTGAETCDLLVVGGGYSGLWTALNAKERDPQRDVVLLEGREVGWAASGRNGGFCAASLTHGLPNGLTRWPDEIHTLQELGARNLDEIEKAVARHDLDCEFERTGEIDVATETYQAWELRDWYEELQDKGLADGVDFLDADAVREQVASPTFEAGLWDRRGVAMVNPAKLVWGLKRACLRLGVRVYEHTPALTLKPYGAGMAVRTPYGSVRARQIALGTNIFPSLVKRVRAYTVPVYDYALMTEPLSEEQLASVGWKNRQGLGDSANQFHYFRLSADNRILWGGYDAVYPYGGRVRAEYDDRPETYAKLAGHFFTCFPQLEGVRFTHAWGGAIDTCSRFSAFYGTAHHGKVAYAAGYTGLGVGATRFGADVMLDLLAGEQTERTSLEMVRKKPLPFPPEPFAWTGIALTKWSLARADAQGGRRNLWLRTMDKLGLGFDS from the coding sequence ATGAGCGCCATGAGCCGTTGGACGAAGGCACTCTCCGAAGCCCAGCCGGTTCCGTACTGGCTCGACGACCCCGGCCGGCCCCACCCCGAGCCCGCCCTCACCGGCGCCGAGACCTGCGACCTGCTGGTCGTCGGCGGGGGGTACAGCGGGCTGTGGACCGCGCTCAACGCCAAGGAGCGCGATCCGCAGCGGGACGTCGTCCTGCTGGAAGGCCGTGAGGTGGGCTGGGCCGCCTCCGGCCGCAACGGCGGCTTCTGCGCCGCCTCCCTCACCCACGGGCTGCCCAACGGGCTGACCCGCTGGCCGGACGAGATCCACACGCTGCAGGAGCTGGGCGCCCGCAACCTCGACGAGATCGAGAAGGCGGTCGCCCGGCACGACCTGGACTGCGAGTTCGAGCGCACCGGCGAGATCGACGTGGCGACCGAGACGTACCAGGCGTGGGAGCTGCGCGACTGGTACGAGGAGCTCCAGGACAAGGGCCTCGCCGACGGCGTCGACTTCCTGGACGCCGACGCGGTGCGCGAGCAGGTCGCCTCGCCGACCTTCGAGGCCGGACTGTGGGACCGCCGGGGCGTGGCCATGGTCAACCCGGCCAAGCTGGTCTGGGGCCTGAAGCGGGCCTGCCTGCGGCTCGGCGTCCGCGTCTACGAGCACACCCCCGCGCTCACCCTGAAGCCGTACGGCGCCGGCATGGCCGTACGCACGCCGTACGGCTCCGTCCGCGCCCGGCAGATCGCGCTCGGCACCAACATCTTCCCGAGCCTGGTCAAGCGGGTGCGGGCGTACACCGTGCCGGTCTACGACTACGCGCTGATGACCGAACCGCTGAGCGAGGAGCAGCTGGCGTCGGTCGGCTGGAAGAACCGGCAGGGGCTCGGGGACTCGGCGAACCAGTTCCACTACTTCCGGCTCTCCGCCGACAACCGGATCCTGTGGGGCGGTTACGACGCCGTCTATCCGTACGGCGGCCGGGTGCGCGCCGAGTACGACGACCGGCCGGAGACCTACGCCAAGCTCGCCGGGCACTTCTTCACCTGCTTCCCGCAGCTGGAGGGGGTCCGCTTCACCCACGCGTGGGGCGGCGCCATCGACACCTGCTCGCGCTTCTCCGCGTTCTACGGCACCGCCCACCACGGCAAGGTCGCGTACGCGGCCGGCTACACGGGCCTCGGCGTCGGCGCGACCCGGTTCGGCGCGGACGTGATGCTGGACCTGCTGGCGGGGGAGCAGACCGAGCGGACCTCGCTGGAGATGGTCCGCAAGAAGCCGCTGCCCTTCCCGCCGGAGCCCTTCGCCTGGACGGGCATCGCCCTGACCAAGTGGTCGCTGGCGCGCGCCGACGCGCAGGGCGGCCGGCGCAATCTGTGGCTCAGGACGATGGACAAACTCGGTCTGGGATTCGACAGCTGA
- a CDS encoding ABC transporter permease — MALVNWLKRHFVVIAGLLTLGYLLLPNIVVTVFSFNKPKGRFNYQWQQFSTDAWKDPCGVADMCGSLSISLQIAFWATVGATVLGSMIAFALVRYRFRARGTVNSLIFLPMAMPEVVMAASLLTLFLNLGAQLGFWTILIAHIMFCLSFVVVAVKARVMSMDPRLEEAARDLYASPVQTFLRVTLPIAAPGIAAGAMLSFALSFDDFIITNFNAGSTVTFPMFVWGSAQRGTPVQINVIGTAMFLVAVLLVLASMVVSNRRNRQKA; from the coding sequence ATGGCCCTCGTCAACTGGCTCAAGCGTCATTTCGTCGTCATCGCGGGACTGCTGACACTCGGATATCTCCTGCTGCCGAACATCGTCGTCACGGTGTTCTCCTTCAACAAACCGAAGGGGCGCTTCAACTACCAGTGGCAGCAGTTCTCCACGGACGCCTGGAAGGACCCCTGCGGCGTCGCCGACATGTGCGGCTCGCTGTCGATCAGCCTCCAGATCGCCTTCTGGGCGACGGTCGGCGCGACCGTCCTCGGCAGCATGATCGCCTTCGCGCTGGTCCGTTACCGGTTCCGCGCGCGGGGCACCGTGAACTCCCTGATCTTCCTGCCGATGGCGATGCCCGAGGTCGTCATGGCGGCCTCGCTGCTCACCCTGTTCCTCAACCTGGGTGCCCAGCTGGGTTTCTGGACGATCCTGATCGCCCACATCATGTTCTGCCTCAGCTTCGTCGTCGTCGCCGTCAAGGCGCGCGTGATGTCGATGGACCCGCGCCTGGAGGAGGCGGCCCGGGATCTGTACGCGAGTCCCGTCCAGACCTTCCTCCGGGTGACCCTGCCCATCGCGGCCCCCGGAATCGCCGCGGGCGCGATGCTGTCCTTCGCGCTCTCCTTCGACGATTTCATCATCACCAACTTCAACGCGGGCTCGACCGTCACCTTCCCCATGTTCGTCTGGGGTTCGGCACAACGCGGCACGCCCGTCCAGATCAACGTCATCGGTACGGCCATGTTCCTGGTCGCCGTACTCCTGGTCCTGGCCTCGATGGTCGTCAGCAACCGCCGTAACAGGCAAAAGGCATGA
- a CDS encoding ABC transporter permease, giving the protein MATLTEAPPPLSPAAPEKKPPRKRGRFTPYWLLLPGILWLLVFFALPMIYQASTSVQTGSLETGYKVTWHFATYWDALSEYWPQFLRSILYAGAATILCLVLGYPLAYLIAFRAGRWRNLIMILVIAPFFTSFLIRTLAWKTILADGGPVVGALNTLHVLDVTDWLGWTAGDRVLATPLAVVCGLTYNFLPFMILPLYTSLERIDGRLHEAAGDLYAKPVTTFRKVTFPLSMPGVVSGTLLTFIPAAGDYVNAELLGSTDTRMIGNVIQTQFLRILDYPTAAALSFILMAAILLMVTFYIRKSGTEDLV; this is encoded by the coding sequence ATGGCGACGCTCACCGAGGCGCCACCGCCTCTGTCCCCGGCCGCCCCGGAGAAGAAGCCGCCGCGCAAGAGGGGCCGCTTCACGCCGTACTGGCTGCTGCTGCCCGGCATCCTGTGGCTGCTGGTCTTCTTCGCCCTGCCGATGATCTACCAGGCCTCCACGTCCGTGCAGACGGGCTCCCTGGAGACGGGCTACAAGGTCACCTGGCACTTCGCCACCTACTGGGACGCGCTGTCCGAGTACTGGCCGCAGTTCCTGCGCTCGATCCTGTACGCCGGTGCCGCGACGATCCTCTGTCTGGTGCTGGGCTACCCGCTGGCGTACCTGATCGCGTTCCGCGCGGGACGCTGGCGGAACCTGATCATGATCCTGGTGATCGCGCCCTTCTTCACCAGCTTCCTGATCCGCACCCTCGCCTGGAAGACGATCCTCGCGGACGGCGGCCCGGTCGTCGGCGCCCTCAACACGCTGCACGTCCTGGACGTCACCGACTGGCTCGGCTGGACGGCAGGCGACCGCGTCCTCGCCACCCCGCTCGCGGTGGTGTGCGGTCTGACCTACAACTTCCTGCCGTTCATGATCCTGCCGCTCTACACCTCCCTGGAGCGCATCGACGGCCGGCTGCACGAGGCGGCGGGCGACCTGTACGCCAAGCCCGTCACCACCTTCCGCAAGGTGACCTTCCCGCTGTCCATGCCGGGCGTGGTCTCCGGGACGCTGCTGACCTTCATCCCGGCGGCCGGTGACTACGTCAACGCCGAACTCCTCGGCTCGACCGACACGCGCATGATCGGAAACGTCATCCAGACCCAGTTCCTGCGGATTCTGGACTATCCGACGGCGGCAGCCCTCTCCTTCATCCTGATGGCCGCGATTCTCCTCATGGTCACCTTCTACATCCGCAAGTCCGGGACGGAGGATCTGGTTTAA
- a CDS encoding ABC transporter ATP-binding protein — protein MITVTNKNTDNSGDVRLAGISKTYDNGFTAVHPLDLTVPQGSFFALLGASGCGKTTTLRMIAGLEEPTTGTVHLGDQEVTRLPPYKRPVNTVFQSYALFPHLDIFENVAFGLRRRGIKSVKKQVEDMLELVQLGEQARKKPHQLSGGQQQRVAVARALINTPKVLLLDEPLGALDLKLRRQMQLELKRIQTEVGITFVHVTHDQEEAMTMADTVAVMNAGRVEQLGSPTDLYENPQTTFVANFLGTSNLIEAEVDSKSGGEIVLKAGGGKLVLPEARYAGPAATGGRVLVGVRPEKITLTHADEAGEIPEGRNRITGTIADSSFIGVSTQYVIDSPVCPEFEVYAQNIDRDARLVPGAEVVLHWNPAHTFGLDAAQDIDAGIQEEATV, from the coding sequence GTGATCACCGTGACGAACAAGAACACCGACAACAGCGGCGACGTCCGCCTCGCGGGCATCAGCAAGACGTACGACAACGGCTTCACCGCCGTGCACCCGCTGGACCTGACCGTGCCCCAGGGCTCCTTCTTCGCCCTGCTCGGCGCCTCCGGCTGCGGCAAGACCACCACCCTGCGCATGATCGCCGGCCTGGAGGAGCCCACCACGGGCACCGTGCACCTCGGCGACCAGGAGGTGACCCGGCTGCCTCCCTACAAGCGGCCGGTGAACACCGTCTTCCAGTCCTACGCCCTCTTCCCGCACCTCGACATCTTCGAGAACGTCGCCTTCGGTCTGCGCCGGCGCGGCATCAAGTCGGTGAAGAAGCAGGTCGAGGACATGCTGGAGCTCGTCCAGCTGGGTGAGCAGGCCCGCAAGAAGCCGCACCAGCTCTCCGGCGGCCAGCAGCAGCGCGTGGCGGTGGCGAGAGCCCTGATCAACACGCCCAAGGTGCTCCTCCTCGACGAGCCGCTCGGCGCCCTCGACCTCAAGCTGCGCCGCCAGATGCAGCTGGAGCTCAAGCGGATCCAGACCGAGGTCGGCATCACCTTCGTGCACGTCACGCACGACCAGGAGGAGGCCATGACCATGGCCGACACGGTCGCCGTGATGAACGCGGGCCGTGTCGAGCAGCTCGGCTCGCCCACCGACCTGTACGAGAACCCGCAGACCACCTTCGTCGCCAACTTCCTCGGCACCTCCAACCTCATCGAGGCCGAGGTCGACTCCAAGAGCGGCGGCGAGATCGTCCTGAAGGCGGGCGGCGGCAAGCTGGTGCTGCCCGAGGCGCGGTACGCCGGGCCCGCGGCGACCGGCGGCAGGGTGCTGGTCGGCGTGCGCCCCGAGAAGATCACCCTCACGCACGCGGACGAGGCCGGGGAGATCCCCGAGGGCCGCAACCGCATCACCGGCACGATCGCCGACTCCTCCTTCATCGGCGTCTCCACCCAGTACGTCATCGACAGCCCCGTCTGCCCCGAGTTCGAGGTCTACGCCCAGAACATCGACCGCGACGCCCGCCTCGTGCCCGGCGCCGAGGTCGTCCTGCACTGGAACCCGGCCCACACCTTCGGTCTGGACGCCGCCCAGGACATCGACGCCGGCATCCAGGAAGAGGCGACGGTCTGA